One genomic window of Nicotiana sylvestris chromosome 10, ASM39365v2, whole genome shotgun sequence includes the following:
- the LOC138879099 gene encoding uncharacterized mitochondrial protein AtMg00810-like yields MTTIRALIATTVKKKWQVLQLDVNNAFLHGDLHEEVYMEIPPGLVVDSPGLVQVEQVPSEGSVVFVAIYVDDVLVTGTHLQEIESLKTFLHSTFKIKDLGRLHYFLGLEIQYTEKGILMSQRKFTIDLLRVFGCIDCPSMTSPMDPSVKLKANKGAPLPDPSYYRKLIGKLNFLTNTRLDIAYSVQHLSQFMKSLREPHLKAAYHVLRYLKGDPSLGIFINNNADYGVNAFCDSDWATCSKSRKSVSGYIVLLGTSPISWKSKKQSTISLSSTEAEYRSARMVVGELVWLARLLNELTVPLALPIPIFCDSQATLHIARNLCSMNERNISKWIVIL; encoded by the exons ATGACAACTATTAGGGCTCTAATAGCAACAACAGTCAAGAAGAAGTGGCAGGTCTTACAGCTAGATGTAAATAATGCATTTCTTCATGGGGATCTCCATGAAGAGGTGTATATGGAGATACCACCAGGCCTAGTTGTGGACTCACCAGGTTTAGTGCAAGTTGAACAAGTCCCT AGTGAAGGCTCAGTAGTGTTTGTAGCtatatatgtagatgatgttcttGTTACTGGCACCCATCTGCAAGAGATTGAGTCCCTGAAAACTTTTCTACACAGTACTTTTAAGATAAAGGACTTAGGGAGACTTCATTACTTCCTAGGACTGGAAATTCAATACACAGAGAAAGGGATTTTAATGTCACAAAGGAAATTCACTATTGATCTTTTAAGAGTGTTTGGATGTATAGATTGTCCTTCTATGACTTCTCCTATGGACCCCTCTGTGAAATTAAAGGCTAATAAGGGAGCTCCACTACCTGACCCTTCTTATTACAGGAAGTTGATTGGCAAACTCAATTTTCTCACTAACACTAGGTTGGACATTGCTTATAGTGTACAACATCTTAGCCAATTCATGAAAAGTCTCAGGGAACCCCATTTGAAGGCAGCATACCATGTCCTAAGATACTTAAAAGGTGATCCATCCTTGGGCATCTTCATCAACAACAATGCAGACTATGGAGTAAATGCATTCTGTGATTCAGACTGGGCTACTTGCTCCAAATCCAGAAAATCAGTTAGTGGGTACATTGTGCTGCTTGGTACCAGTCCTATTAGTTGGAAATCTAAGAAGCAGTCTACTATTTCACTATCCTCTACAGAAGCTGAATATAGGTCCGCTAGAATGGTGGTTGGTGAACTTGTATGGTTGGCAAGACTTCTCAATGAACTTACTGTTCCATTGGCCTTGCCTATCCCCATATTTTGTGATAGCCAAGCTACTTTACACATAGCAAGAAACCTGTGTTCTATGAACGAACGAAACATATCGAAGTGGATTGTCATTTTGTGA